Proteins from a single region of Gemmatimonadetes bacterium SCN 70-22:
- a CDS encoding RNA helicase: MNFSSLDLHPSLLRGLKELGFTRPTPIQSDAIPHALAGRDLLACAATGSGKTAAFLLPILHALIARPRGTTRALVLTPTRELAAQIHEDLNDLAVHTPLTAAAIFGGVGMGPQEHALRSGVDVIVATPGRLLDHLKHAYANLGHIEYLVLDEADRMLDMGFLPDIRRVLKQLPTKRQTLFFSATMPEPIGKLAHEMLKSPASINLERKAAPAVGITQAVYPVAQELKSALLLQLLVRGEMQEVLVFTRTKHRADRLQKFLARHDIPAERIHGNRSQPQRTEALAGFKSGKYRVLVATDIAARGIDVEELGHVVNFDVPMAPEDYIHRVGRTGRAQATGDAFTFVSSEEERDLADIERKLGRRLQRVTLPDFDYTARIAEKLEVSQAERVAKWREQKARERANAKAKAERRERATAEEQARRDAKAQRDAAQRRRQEEQRQGRDEPRKRPEESRKRQDDRRRPDAAPSPRGGAPRGAGPGRRRG, translated from the coding sequence GTGAACTTCTCCTCGCTCGACCTGCACCCGAGCCTCCTCCGGGGGCTCAAGGAACTCGGCTTCACCCGCCCCACCCCCATCCAGTCCGACGCCATCCCGCACGCCCTCGCCGGCCGCGACCTGCTGGCCTGCGCCGCGACGGGGAGCGGGAAGACGGCCGCCTTCCTCCTCCCGATCCTCCACGCGCTGATCGCGCGCCCGCGCGGGACGACGCGGGCCCTCGTCCTCACCCCGACGCGAGAGTTGGCGGCGCAGATCCACGAGGACCTCAACGACCTGGCCGTGCATACGCCCCTCACCGCCGCCGCGATCTTCGGCGGCGTGGGGATGGGGCCCCAGGAACATGCGCTGCGCAGCGGCGTCGACGTGATCGTCGCCACGCCGGGGCGCCTCCTGGACCATCTCAAGCACGCCTACGCCAACCTCGGCCACATCGAGTACCTCGTGCTCGACGAGGCCGACCGCATGCTCGACATGGGGTTCCTCCCCGACATCCGCCGCGTCCTCAAGCAGCTGCCGACCAAGCGGCAGACGCTGTTCTTCAGCGCCACCATGCCCGAACCCATCGGCAAGCTGGCGCACGAGATGCTGAAGTCGCCGGCGAGCATCAACCTCGAGCGCAAGGCGGCCCCCGCCGTGGGGATCACGCAGGCCGTGTACCCGGTGGCGCAGGAGCTCAAGTCGGCGCTGTTGTTGCAGCTGCTGGTGCGCGGGGAGATGCAGGAGGTGCTGGTGTTCACCCGCACCAAGCACCGGGCCGACCGCCTGCAGAAGTTCCTGGCCAGGCACGACATTCCCGCCGAGCGCATCCACGGCAACCGTTCGCAGCCGCAGCGCACCGAGGCGCTCGCCGGCTTCAAGAGCGGGAAGTACCGCGTCCTGGTGGCGACCGACATCGCTGCCCGCGGCATCGACGTGGAGGAGCTGGGGCATGTGGTCAACTTCGACGTCCCGATGGCGCCGGAGGACTACATCCACCGCGTGGGGCGCACCGGGCGGGCCCAGGCCACCGGCGATGCCTTCACGTTCGTCTCGTCCGAGGAGGAGCGCGACCTGGCGGACATCGAGCGCAAGCTCGGCCGCCGGCTGCAACGCGTGACGCTCCCCGACTTCGACTACACCGCCAGGATCGCCGAGAAGCTGGAGGTGTCCCAGGCCGAGCGCGTGGCCAAGTGGCGCGAGCAGAAGGCCCGTGAGCGCGCCAACGCCAAGGCGAAGGCCGAGCGCCGCGAACGGGCGACGGCCGAGGAACAGGCGCGCCGCGACGCCAAGGCGCAGCGCGATGCCGCGCAGCGCCGGCGACAGGAGGAGCAGCGGCAGGGCAGGGACGAACCGCGCAAGCGGCCGGAGGAGTCGCGCAAGCGCCAGGACGATCGCCGGCGCCCCGATGCCGCACCATCCCCCAGGGGCGGGGCGCCTCGCGGGGCGGGACCGGGACGGCGCCGCGGCTGA